CCGTGGCGAGGCGGTCGCGCTTCGCCGCCGGCAGGAAGAACGACGTGTCCGGCATACGGAGCGGCAGGAAGATCCGCTCGCGCAGAAACGCGTCCAGGGGCTGACCCGATGCGCGCTCGATCACGACGCCCAGGATGTCCGTCGAGTAGCCGTACACGAACTCTTCACCCGGCTGCGCGTCGAAGGGAAGGGCGGCCATGCGTGCTACGGTCTCGGCGATCGGCTCGTCGCGACCCGCGAAATACCAGCCCGAGATGCCGGCCGCTTCCCAGCGGTCGCGCGCCAGGCCGTACCCGTAGCCGATCCCGGACGTGTGCGTCAGCAGGTCGCGCAGCGTGATCGGGCGCATTGCCGGCACGACGTCGTACCCGCCGTCCTCGCGCGCCACGGCCACGGTCGTGCTGTCGAACTCGGGGATGTACTTCGCGACCGGATCGCTCAGCAGCAGCTCGCCCTCCTCCTGCAACATCAGCACGCCCACGGTGGTCACGAGCTTGGTCATCGACGCGATTCGAAAAATCGCGTCCGGGCGCATCAGCTCGTCCGCCTCCAGGTCCCGCCAGCCGAACGCGTGCTCGAGCACCGTGTCCCCGTCACGCAGCACCATCAGCACCCCGCCCGGAAGCCTGCCCGCGCTCACCTCCCGGCCCAGGGTGCGCGTCAAGCGGTCGAGCACAGCGCCCGACATGCCGGCTTCCGAGGGCAGCAGCGCCGTCGTCTGCGCGCCGGCGGGCACGGCGGCAGACAGGAGCAGCATACACGCGATGACGAGCCGTCGGATACCGGCTGCCGGCAGGAACTTCTGTTCGCGCAACCTGCTCCCGACCTTCCAGCGTCGTGCTGTCCTCATGCGCCCCCGCGTCGTCGTCTCGTTTGCATTGTGCCTGCGAGTGTCGCTGCAGATTGCCGCAGTGCGCAAGGACTCTGGCGTTTTGCGCGTGGGGGCGGGCGGGAGGTCTGTCCGGGTGAAGCATGCAACTCGTGTTGGGGCACGTAGTTACGCAACCGGCCACGGAGTGGTGCGGACCTTGTCATAGGAGGGGGTGCCTGACACCTGCGGTCGTGACGATGCGACTGCGCAATGCGACGAAGCATGCAGGCGAGACAGACCGTCAGCGCGGCGGTTGCCCTGGGACACAGTGGCAGCCGCCGCTGGCGTGTTCGGCAGCACTCCGCTCGCGTCGTCACGAGGGCGACGCTGCGGTGCGACGGAGCACCCGGGAGGCGAAGTGTTCACACGCGCTATACGAATCGCGGCCGGCGCACTCCTGGTCGGTGTCACGACGGCATCGGCACAGGATCACCGCGCATCCATCACGGCGTTCGCGGGCAGTGCGGCGTACAGCGGTCTGGCGGCGGGCGAGGCGGACGAGCTGCTGCTCGAGCCGGGCGCATTCTTCGGGACGCATGCCGAGCTGTTCTTCGGCCGCCTGGGCCTGCGGCTCGGCGCCGGCTACGCCAGTCCCTCGCTGGAGAACGACGCATCGACCGGCGTGAAGCTGCTGACCGGCGATGCGAACCTGGTCTGGCGCCTGCGCCGGCCCTACCCGAACACCTTCTTCCAGCCCTACGCCGTGCTCGGTGGCGGCCTCATCCGATACCAGCTGGATGGTGATGCGGCCGGATTCGGAGCCGCGCAGTGGGAAGAGGACCCCGCGACGCGCGGGACCGTGGTCCTCGGCATCGGAACGGACCTGGGACGGGGTCCCGTCGCAGTCCGCCTCGAGCTGAGCGACATCATCGGACTTTCTTCGCCGGTGACCAGCGCGGACGGCGATCGCTTCGGTCCCGTCCAGCACGTGGTGCTCACGTTCGGGCTGAGCCTGCGCGGCGGCAGCCTCGGTCTGCCACCGCGGCCCGAGCCGCGCCCGGTGGCGATCGGGCCCTCGCCTCGGCCGCGCCCCGTGCCGCCACGCGCCACCACGCCGCAGCCTTCGCCGCGACCCTCGCCGCGGCCGGCCCCACCCCGGACGGAGCCCACGGTCGACGATGACGTTCCTGACGTCACGCGTCCGGCGCCGCCGGTTACCGATCCGAGCGGGCCTCGACCGGATCCCAACGTGGTCGCGCCGCCGCGCACAGCGCATCCGGACCCGAACGTTGCGATTCCGCCAGTGACGGAGCCGACGCCGACACCGACGCCGACGCCGACGCCGACACCGACGCCGACACCGACGCCGACACCGACGCCGACGCCGACGCCGGACCCCACACCCACCCCGGTGGTCGACGACAGCACGTACGTGAACGGCCGTCTCTTCACCGTGCGTGTGAGCTGGGATGCAACGGATCCGGCGGCGGGCCGTCGAGCGGGGATGCTGGCGCTCGCGCTCAAGGAGGCGGGGGTTCCGGCGCTCCCGGTCGACACCGCCGCGGCTACGGGTGGGGTTCGGCGATGGGGAGCGTGGCGGAACGCTGCCGATGCGAAGCGGTTCGGCGAATATGTCGAGAGCGGCTACGACCTGGACTGGGAGTGGGTCCACATCGACAAGGAGGAGCGCATGACGACAGCGGTCGTCGCCGCGAGTCACGCGTTCGTGGATGCACTCGGCAAGCCCAACGGCAAGCCCAAAGGCAGGGCGGCCCCGTAACATCGAGCCGGACCGGCGGGTGGTAGAACGGATGCGCGGCAGCGGAGCTCACCCCCGCTGCCGCGCATCGTTTTCATGAACCCGACGCGTTCTACCGGTTCAGCCAGTACGCGACCTTCACGAGGAACGTGTTGTCCGGATGCAGCTCCATGAGCTCGCGGTAGTCGCGGTGCCACGGCTGCCGGTCCACGTCGTTCTCGAACGCTTCGCGCCCGTGCGCCCAGACGACATACACGGTCGAGCCCGGCAGGTACTCCCAGCGCAGCACCGCGTTGGTCCGCAGCTGCGTGAACTTGAACGACATGCTCGCATCCGCCGGCGGCGTCCACGACTGGAAGCGGGCGTCGTAGTCGGCGGCGTCCGGCGTCGCACTCAGCTCGCGGATGTCGGAGTACGTGCCGGAGCTGACGAACGGTTCACCATAGAACTCGAAGGACAGGTCGGGCGTCATCGCGTAGTTGATGCGCATGCTGAGCGAGACCGTCCGCTGGTCGAGGTGCGCGAACGCGTAGTGCGTGGTTCCCTGATCATCGACGAAATTGCCGAACCACTGTGCGTCGTTGTCATCGTTGCTCACGTCGAGGCCGAGCTGCGCCTGCAGGCTGGTGGACAGGCGCACGGTGAGCGACGGGCTGATCGAGACGCCGTGGGAGCGGCCTTCGTCCTCGTAGAACAGGTTCACCCAGAGCGAGGGCGCGAGCATCCTCCGGCTGTCCGCATTGAATCCGAACCACGGGTAGAACCCGCTCGAGGAACGCACCGCCGGCCCGCCGCGCGAGCAGCGGTCACAGTAGGACTCGCCGAGGGCACCGAGCGTGGCGCCGGCATGCAGGTCCCAGTTGTTGTGCAGGCCGATGTGGGCGTTCGTGTTCACGGCATTGTCGAGGCGGAGTCCCGACGTGTTCCAGCGCTGCCAGTGATTCGCATTGATGCGCAACCAGCGGTACACCGAGGTGGGCGACTGGAAGCTGAGCGAGCCCCAGGTGCTCCAGTCGAGGAGGTCTGCGCGCCGCAGGTATCCCAGGTCGTTCACCTCGAAGCCCGCGGACTGATGCACGAGACTCGTCTCGAACCGCGTGATCCCGCCACCGTATTTTCCGACCTTGATCTGTTCGGCGTGTCCGGTCAGCGAGGTGCGTGCCTCGTCGACGTCGTGGTCGTCACCGGGCATCTGGAAGTAGTGTACGGCGCTGCGCTGGGTGCGCAGGATCGATTCCGGTGAGCCAGCGACCCGTGATGCCGCCACGGATGCCGCGATCTCGTAGTCGCTCCGGAAACGGTTGCGCATGCTCAGGCCCACCGCATAGGCGCTGCCGTGCAGCACGGGCCGGGTCCACTCGTCCAGCGCGCGATTCACCGCCGTCGCAATGACGCCGATGCCCGCGTCACCGTTGCGCAGGTCCTGCTGCGCGCGCACGACCGCGTAGTTCGAGCGCGGTTCGGCCGTCGCTTCATCGGCGCCTTCGACGTGCGGGGTGAGCGCGTTCATGACGCCGAACGACAGCCCGCTGCCGGTCCGGCCGGTCAGCTTGGCCGCCGCGAGGATGGGCGTGGAGGTGGGCGTTTCCGCATCACCATACTCGCCGAGCAGCGTCGGCGAGCGACCGATGCGACGCGTGTAGAACAGCCCCTCGTTCGTGCTGCAGTCCACGACGATGTAGCAGTTCAGGCGGAACTGGTAGAGTCCGGTGCCCTCGACGAAGAAGGGACGTCGCTCGCCGAGGAAGGTTTCGAACGCTCCGAGGTTCAGGACCGCGGGATCCGCTTCGACCTGCCCGAAGTCCGGATTGATCGTGGCATTGAGCGTCACGTTCGGCGTGATGCCGAACTTCAGGTCACCACCGGCGGAGATCTCCTGCGCGCGCTCGAAGCTGCCGCCGGGCGTCGCACGCATCACGTTCTTCGTCACGGCATACGGCGTCAGCTCGAGCGGACGACCCGAGCTGATGCCCTCGATGCCGGACAGCCGTCCCATCTGCGACATGAACCCCTGCTCGTTGCGCAGAAACGCCGGCCAGCTCACACGCTCGCGATAGCGCTCGATATCACGCCATACACCGAATCCGAACGTATGCGAGGGCGCATCCGCATAGCGAAGCTGAGAGAGCGGTATGCGGAATTCGGCAGTCCATCCGAGCGAGTCGACCAGCGTGCCGACGTCCCATACG
This is a stretch of genomic DNA from Longimicrobiales bacterium. It encodes these proteins:
- a CDS encoding DUF5916 domain-containing protein encodes the protein MTMLFAVAVVAAGTVTDVPLQEPQSAPVAAVTRSVREPDDPPVASAVRTRQPPEIDGHDSDETWSRAPRFTEFREFDPELNGEPSLRTEFQVAYDDRNLYVFVRAHDPHPDSIMRALTRRDVRGPSDQIKIIIDSFNDRRTGFQFAVNPDGVKRDFAVYDDTNEDGSWNGVWDVGTLVDSLGWTAEFRIPLSQLRYADAPSHTFGFGVWRDIERYRERVSWPAFLRNEQGFMSQMGRLSGIEGISSGRPLELTPYAVTKNVMRATPGGSFERAQEISAGGDLKFGITPNVTLNATINPDFGQVEADPAVLNLGAFETFLGERRPFFVEGTGLYQFRLNCYIVVDCSTNEGLFYTRRIGRSPTLLGEYGDAETPTSTPILAAAKLTGRTGSGLSFGVMNALTPHVEGADEATAEPRSNYAVVRAQQDLRNGDAGIGVIATAVNRALDEWTRPVLHGSAYAVGLSMRNRFRSDYEIAASVAASRVAGSPESILRTQRSAVHYFQMPGDDHDVDEARTSLTGHAEQIKVGKYGGGITRFETSLVHQSAGFEVNDLGYLRRADLLDWSTWGSLSFQSPTSVYRWLRINANHWQRWNTSGLRLDNAVNTNAHIGLHNNWDLHAGATLGALGESYCDRCSRGGPAVRSSSGFYPWFGFNADSRRMLAPSLWVNLFYEDEGRSHGVSISPSLTVRLSTSLQAQLGLDVSNDDNDAQWFGNFVDDQGTTHYAFAHLDQRTVSLSMRINYAMTPDLSFEFYGEPFVSSGTYSDIRELSATPDAADYDARFQSWTPPADASMSFKFTQLRTNAVLRWEYLPGSTVYVVWAHGREAFENDVDRQPWHRDYRELMELHPDNTFLVKVAYWLNR
- a CDS encoding serine hydrolase domain-containing protein produces the protein MRTARRWKVGSRLREQKFLPAAGIRRLVIACMLLLSAAVPAGAQTTALLPSEAGMSGAVLDRLTRTLGREVSAGRLPGGVLMVLRDGDTVLEHAFGWRDLEADELMRPDAIFRIASMTKLVTTVGVLMLQEEGELLLSDPVAKYIPEFDSTTVAVAREDGGYDVVPAMRPITLRDLLTHTSGIGYGYGLARDRWEAAGISGWYFAGRDEPIAETVARMAALPFDAQPGEEFVYGYSTDILGVVIERASGQPLDAFLRERIFLPLRMPDTSFFLPAAKRDRLATVYGINESDRLVRAPDASTTVGQGEYVDGPRKSFSGGAGLLSTAGDYARFLQMLLQGGTLDGVRILSPKSVQLMTVNHTGDLYPWEEGVGFGLGVFVVMDLGERGTLGSVGEFGWNGAYHTAAWVDPQERLVVVYLTQVIPATGLTDFGLVRAGVYGAITDAYGPTPRP